In Fluviispira sanaruensis, a genomic segment contains:
- a CDS encoding transporter substrate-binding domain-containing protein codes for MSYLKCAKIASFVSLISLLFSFSCNANEAANNEDKILKVCTSGGFIPFSVYTKDGWEGFDIDLAKNFAKFMKSKLEVINYSFDGIIPALITKKCDLIFSGMTITEDRKKSVLFSDPYFKDGLSYMYLKGNSALKNIKNILDFNDKKYKIGVKVGYTSDFYVAKNLKNATIFKYNETSDIINALRNKKIDIIVTDSNHSIILVKKFPKLMESKKTDVQDEYFGVAARQDATTLIENFNKFLAQWKKEGEYDKTYALHF; via the coding sequence ATGTCATATTTGAAATGTGCTAAAATTGCTTCTTTTGTTTCGCTTATAAGTCTATTATTTTCATTTTCATGCAATGCAAATGAAGCTGCTAACAATGAAGATAAAATTCTAAAGGTTTGTACTTCAGGAGGATTTATTCCTTTCTCTGTATATACAAAAGATGGATGGGAAGGGTTCGATATTGATTTAGCAAAAAACTTTGCAAAATTTATGAAGTCAAAACTTGAGGTTATCAATTATAGTTTCGATGGAATAATTCCAGCTTTAATAACAAAAAAATGTGACCTCATTTTTTCTGGAATGACAATCACTGAAGATAGAAAAAAATCTGTCTTATTCAGCGACCCATATTTTAAAGATGGTTTAAGTTATATGTATTTAAAAGGAAATTCCGCTTTAAAAAATATTAAAAATATTCTAGATTTCAACGATAAGAAATATAAAATAGGGGTTAAAGTTGGTTATACAAGTGATTTCTATGTTGCCAAAAATCTAAAAAATGCAACCATTTTTAAATACAATGAAACTTCAGATATAATAAATGCACTTAGAAACAAAAAAATCGATATCATTGTCACAGATTCAAATCACTCAATTATACTTGTAAAGAAATTTCCTAAATTGATGGAGTCGAAAAAAACCGATGTGCAAGACGAATATTTTGGTGTTGCAGCTCGTCAAGACGCAACAACTCTTATAGAAAATTTTAATAAATTTTTAGCTCAGTGGAAAAAAGAAGGTGAGTACGATAAAACATATGCTTTACATTTTTAA
- the argH gene encoding argininosuccinate lyase — protein MNTNASPVWGGRFKKPLAQKAVYFNESISFDKKLAQFDILGSQVHAEMLAKQGIISEFESHSIINGLKKISAKILKNEIEFSPEAEDIHMNIELCLLKEIGEIAKKLHTGRSRNDQVALDLRLYLKHEIEKIKITLNSLINSLEDLSIIHKDTILPGYTHLQKAQPITLSSYFKAYQSMFLRDASRLSDCYERMNFSPLGAGALAGTTLPIDREYTAKKLGFTGIIENTIDAVSDRDFIIEFMSSASIIITHLSRFSEDMIIWATEEFNFIKLDDAYATGSSLMPNKKNPDIPELIRGKTGRIYGNLMGILTVMKALPLGYNKDLQEDKEGLFDTVETIKNCLDIFNDFLNTVHFQKDAMLKSTENSYVWSTHLLEQLVNKGIAFRQAHEIIGKLVIYSYENNKYLHQLNKEECEKISPHIYTSLQIINKKG, from the coding sequence ATGAATACAAATGCATCCCCCGTCTGGGGAGGAAGATTTAAAAAACCTCTTGCACAAAAAGCAGTTTACTTTAATGAGTCCATTTCATTTGATAAAAAACTTGCTCAGTTCGACATTTTAGGCAGCCAAGTTCATGCAGAAATGCTTGCAAAACAAGGTATAATTTCCGAATTTGAGTCTCATTCTATTATTAATGGTTTAAAGAAGATAAGCGCAAAAATACTTAAAAATGAAATTGAATTTAGCCCAGAAGCAGAAGACATTCATATGAATATTGAACTCTGCTTACTTAAAGAAATTGGCGAAATTGCAAAGAAACTGCATACTGGAAGAAGCAGAAATGATCAGGTTGCCTTGGATCTAAGACTCTATTTAAAACACGAGATTGAAAAAATAAAAATCACATTAAATTCTTTGATAAACTCACTAGAAGATCTTTCTATCATTCATAAAGACACAATTCTTCCAGGCTACACTCATCTACAAAAAGCCCAACCGATCACTTTAAGCAGTTATTTTAAAGCATATCAAAGTATGTTCCTGAGAGATGCTTCTCGCCTTTCGGATTGCTATGAAAGAATGAATTTTTCACCTTTAGGAGCAGGAGCACTTGCAGGCACTACTTTGCCAATAGACAGGGAGTACACAGCCAAAAAACTTGGTTTTACAGGTATCATCGAAAATACAATAGATGCTGTAAGCGATAGAGATTTTATTATCGAATTTATGAGCTCTGCAAGTATTATTATAACTCATTTATCCAGATTTTCTGAAGATATGATAATTTGGGCAACGGAAGAATTTAATTTCATAAAATTAGATGACGCGTATGCAACAGGTTCTTCGCTTATGCCAAACAAAAAAAATCCGGATATACCTGAACTAATTAGAGGTAAAACTGGAAGAATCTATGGCAATCTTATGGGCATTTTAACAGTTATGAAAGCGCTTCCACTTGGCTATAATAAAGATCTCCAAGAAGACAAAGAAGGATTATTTGACACCGTAGAAACTATCAAAAACTGTTTAGATATTTTTAACGACTTTTTAAATACAGTGCATTTTCAAAAAGATGCTATGTTGAAATCTACCGAAAACAGTTATGTCTGGTCAACCCACCTCTTAGAGCAACTCGTAAACAAGGGCATTGCATTTCGCCAGGCACACGAAATAATAGGAAAGCTTGTTATTTATAGCTATGAAAATAATAAATATTTACACCAATTAAATAAGGAAGAATGTGAAAAAATTTCTCCACATATTTACACATCATTACAAATTATTAACAAAAAAGGATAA
- a CDS encoding SH3 domain-containing protein → MKIKKKLVTVSFILFLQSCTTSRPEINKAQIFPLNNYSQNIQRFINPNSPDYNIPLISNNVILEKENAYKEHFFGEQSPWSDSFVSGILNKQNTDSIYSVEKFLFQKYRENCDTDNPKSFATNLKPYTCDWFDNQILRNMDLNQFEQKLFFYKNNRAIATNNISARTFPTNSPLFYDYRLAGEGYPFDMLQVSSIWVGTPLYIVGKSKDKEWSLVLTNSGFVTWVPSNKIALASEKFIFEYQENVKKHGLRVVTQPHSPIINNSGKIELRAYTGSLFPGQQQEETNKVFFPISLENGYAKFITAKINEDKVSIFPLSSSPKNFVNVIQPLLGRPYGWGGLYYYNDCSQELRNIFSVFGIWLPRNSAYQYQEGKMIDLSNYSTQERLEALSKLGRKFVTLVYIKGHIMLYIGNFNNAPLVHNNIWGLKPADNSYRSIIGQSSLIPLLSSYPENPELISIADDKYRPKFIITYLDELPNNGDSVAKVLK, encoded by the coding sequence GTGAAAATTAAAAAGAAATTAGTTACAGTCAGTTTTATTTTATTTTTGCAGTCGTGTACTACATCTCGCCCTGAAATTAATAAAGCACAAATATTTCCTTTAAATAACTATAGCCAAAATATACAACGTTTTATTAACCCAAATTCTCCAGATTATAATATTCCACTTATTTCAAATAACGTAATTTTAGAAAAAGAAAACGCATATAAGGAACATTTTTTTGGGGAGCAATCCCCTTGGTCTGATTCCTTTGTCAGCGGTATACTAAATAAACAGAATACTGATAGTATTTATAGTGTTGAAAAATTTTTATTTCAAAAATATAGAGAAAACTGTGATACTGATAATCCAAAAAGTTTTGCAACTAATTTAAAACCATACACCTGCGATTGGTTTGATAATCAAATTCTAAGAAATATGGATCTAAATCAATTTGAGCAAAAATTGTTTTTTTACAAAAATAACAGAGCTATAGCAACAAACAATATCAGCGCAAGAACTTTTCCAACCAATTCACCTCTTTTTTATGATTATAGACTAGCAGGTGAGGGTTATCCTTTTGATATGTTGCAAGTTAGTTCTATTTGGGTAGGAACGCCTTTGTATATTGTTGGAAAATCGAAGGATAAAGAATGGTCACTTGTCCTCACAAATTCTGGTTTTGTTACTTGGGTGCCTAGTAATAAAATAGCTTTAGCTTCAGAAAAATTTATTTTTGAGTATCAAGAGAATGTAAAGAAACACGGTTTGCGCGTTGTAACTCAACCTCATAGTCCTATAATTAATAATTCTGGAAAAATTGAGCTGCGTGCTTATACGGGTAGCCTATTTCCTGGACAACAGCAAGAAGAAACAAACAAAGTATTTTTTCCAATTTCACTTGAAAATGGATATGCAAAATTTATTACTGCTAAAATTAATGAGGATAAAGTTTCAATCTTTCCTCTATCATCATCACCTAAAAACTTTGTAAATGTAATTCAGCCTCTGCTTGGGAGGCCTTATGGCTGGGGAGGATTATATTATTATAATGATTGCTCGCAGGAGTTAAGAAATATTTTTTCTGTTTTTGGTATATGGCTACCACGTAATTCAGCCTATCAGTATCAAGAAGGTAAAATGATTGATTTAAGTAATTATAGCACTCAAGAACGACTGGAAGCTCTCTCAAAATTAGGGCGAAAATTCGTTACTTTAGTTTATATCAAAGGTCACATAATGCTGTACATTGGAAATTTTAATAATGCTCCTTTGGTACATAATAATATTTGGGGACTTAAACCGGCAGACAATTCATACCGATCTATTATTGGACAATCTTCTTTAATCCCTTTATTGAGTTCTTATCCTGAAAATCCAGAATTAATATCAATTGCAGACGATAAATACCGTCCTAAGTTTATTATTACATATTTAGACGAACTCCCTAATAATGGCGATTCTGTTGCAAAGGTATTAAAGTAG
- a CDS encoding TatD family hydrolase, translated as MHLIDTHCHLVSDKLKNNLPEIIERAKACGVKKIINIAYNPQTIILAQEQVKTSDILYATLGIQPHDAKEFSIEEAEKVRPVALTNKKIVGIGEIGLDSHYTLSPIDKQIECFEYFLQIALDTNLPIVVHMRETHNEVYSRIKKYSQKGLKGVIHCFTGTLEQAKDYLSENFYLSFSGIVTFKNASELHEVAKYVPHDKILIETDSPYLSPVPLRGKTNEPAHILHTCEFIAKLRNLKPEELAEITAKNSEDLFYRLRSPV; from the coding sequence ATGCATTTAATTGACACACATTGTCACTTGGTATCAGATAAACTAAAAAATAATTTACCAGAAATTATTGAGCGTGCAAAAGCTTGTGGAGTGAAAAAAATAATAAATATTGCTTACAATCCACAAACTATAATTTTAGCGCAAGAACAAGTTAAAACATCTGATATATTATATGCTACTCTTGGCATTCAGCCACATGATGCAAAAGAATTTTCAATTGAAGAAGCTGAAAAAGTACGTCCTGTCGCATTAACAAATAAAAAAATAGTCGGCATTGGCGAAATTGGACTAGATAGCCATTACACTCTTTCGCCGATAGACAAACAGATTGAGTGTTTTGAGTACTTTTTACAAATTGCTCTTGATACTAATTTACCTATAGTTGTTCACATGCGAGAAACGCACAATGAAGTCTATTCAAGAATTAAAAAATATTCTCAAAAAGGATTAAAAGGCGTTATTCATTGTTTCACTGGGACTTTAGAGCAAGCAAAAGATTATCTTTCTGAAAATTTTTATTTGTCATTTTCTGGTATTGTTACTTTTAAAAATGCCTCTGAACTTCATGAAGTTGCAAAATATGTTCCACATGACAAAATATTAATTGAAACGGATAGTCCTTACTTATCCCCCGTCCCGTTGCGCGGAAAAACCAATGAACCGGCCCATATTCTTCATACTTGTGAATTCATAGCAAAACTACGAAATTTAAAACCTGAAGAACTGGCAGAGATAACCGCAAAAAATTCTGAAGATTTATTTTATAGATTGCGTTCTCCAGTTTAG
- a CDS encoding ArgR family transcriptional regulator, with protein sequence MKNTGKKDDEVILDLIRSEKIAHQQELVAKLKKLGLSIPQSTLSRKLKKLGVVKVQNCYKILNSSTKTLVPIFEIKVSPPNILILHTLPGHANSLAFQLDQKIMHGTNNIVKSRYDSLMGTIAGDDTVLVISDGTKKGLEKLLEEIEMDFEVERFHGETN encoded by the coding sequence ATGAAAAATACAGGAAAAAAAGATGATGAGGTGATTTTGGATTTAATTCGTTCGGAAAAAATTGCCCATCAACAGGAACTCGTGGCAAAGCTTAAAAAATTGGGTTTATCCATTCCCCAATCCACATTATCCAGAAAGCTTAAAAAGCTAGGAGTTGTAAAGGTTCAAAATTGTTATAAAATATTGAATTCTAGCACAAAAACTCTTGTTCCTATTTTTGAAATAAAGGTGTCTCCACCCAATATTTTAATCCTCCACACATTGCCAGGACATGCGAATTCATTGGCTTTTCAACTGGATCAAAAAATTATGCACGGAACAAATAATATAGTGAAAAGCCGCTATGATTCACTCATGGGAACGATTGCAGGGGATGACACAGTCCTGGTTATTTCTGACGGGACAAAGAAAGGACTCGAAAAACTTCTCGAGGAAATTGAAATGGATTTCGAGGTAGAGCGCTTTCATGGAGAGACAAATTAA
- a CDS encoding cold-shock protein: MSSNNDEYQCGIVRWFLESKGIGFIQKSNVGSDIFIDHTTIEKSGYKVLVEGQKVEFIEKNGSRGPEAERIRIVS; the protein is encoded by the coding sequence ATGTCATCAAACAATGATGAGTATCAATGTGGGATCGTAAGATGGTTTTTAGAATCCAAAGGAATAGGATTTATTCAAAAAAGTAATGTAGGAAGTGATATTTTTATTGATCATACTACGATAGAAAAGTCAGGTTATAAAGTCTTAGTCGAAGGTCAGAAAGTAGAGTTTATAGAAAAAAATGGGTCGCGCGGGCCTGAAGCTGAAAGAATTCGAATTGTTTCTTAA
- the hrpB gene encoding ATP-dependent helicase HrpB, with the protein MSVKKLSLPIDEILPAIVSDFQNENTLIIQATPGAGKTTRIPAALLNRTNKTILVLEPRRLAARLSAERVAQELGEECGETIGYQVRYDKRESQATKVKYITGGIFSRLILEDPELKNISCVIIDEFHERHTHTDLALMLVKLLQQSLRPDLKLIVMSATLDTYGLQNYLPNAKTHTSIGRTHPLEIQHLDPNSAHKKLPILIFNAVESLLIDPKCPGDILVFLTGSYEIQKTQENIEELAHKYNAIILQLKADLAPHDQQKVFQLTERRKIILSTNVAETSITLDGVTGVVDTGFAKIAGHASWSGLPTLDTLPISQSSCIQRAGRAGRTQSGCVKRLFTLLDFQMRPAFQKAEIQRVDLTQSLLEIKILEKKLSLHKLNEPFSFPWFDPPPQNIMQSCSQLLNFLSAFDASNNLTEIGSEIAKYPLHPRLGRILYEAASKNILPQAIVIVSIINEGSIIKNGISSTDIGVSDLEFQFNILINYFLKKVKKLSPNSHFDIARIKKIEVSIRHICQIAKVKFTDCFKDISNNDLSLILLAGYPDRVCQVRNNLNHSGKKELNLCLGGGAILSPSSIVQDSEFLIAIEAEESAQALSQAQSTQVRICHGIDPDILIAAPEYFIKENEEYTWDDNAQRVRAAKKTYYGKLILEERPIRQHTAKYEEILLKELSLSWPKPFEDDKDLRYLAKRIALAKTAGYSLDAAHFLEEDFELLLCHICENKRSYNEILEKDLDEYLDDLLPHETKRLLNDLFPNHIIIGKGRKVKINYEEDKPPWVASRLQDFFGTLQTPRICNGTVPLVVHLLAPNMQAVQVTTDLAGFWERGYVEVKKELSRRYPRHAWPDNPKTAEPPEYLMKRKRRE; encoded by the coding sequence ATGTCTGTAAAAAAATTATCTCTACCTATCGATGAAATATTGCCTGCAATCGTGTCCGATTTTCAAAATGAAAACACTTTGATCATTCAGGCAACCCCAGGAGCAGGAAAAACCACACGTATTCCCGCTGCCCTGTTAAATCGTACAAATAAAACTATTTTAGTGCTTGAGCCACGCAGACTTGCTGCACGCCTTTCCGCTGAAAGAGTAGCGCAAGAGCTGGGAGAAGAATGTGGTGAGACAATTGGCTACCAAGTACGCTATGACAAACGAGAATCTCAAGCAACCAAAGTAAAATATATAACAGGTGGAATATTCTCTCGTCTAATTTTAGAAGATCCTGAATTGAAAAATATCTCTTGTGTGATTATTGATGAATTTCATGAGAGACATACTCATACAGATCTTGCACTTATGCTCGTTAAATTATTGCAGCAAAGTCTTCGCCCCGATCTCAAACTCATTGTGATGTCTGCAACGCTTGATACTTATGGCCTGCAAAATTATTTACCGAATGCAAAGACACATACTTCAATTGGCAGAACCCATCCACTCGAAATTCAACATTTAGATCCAAATTCAGCGCACAAAAAATTGCCTATTTTAATCTTTAATGCTGTGGAAAGTTTATTAATTGATCCAAAATGTCCGGGCGATATTTTAGTCTTTTTAACAGGATCTTATGAGATACAAAAAACTCAAGAAAATATTGAAGAACTTGCGCATAAATACAACGCAATTATTTTGCAACTTAAAGCAGATCTCGCTCCGCATGATCAACAAAAGGTTTTTCAGCTAACAGAGAGACGAAAAATAATTTTATCTACAAACGTCGCTGAAACTTCTATTACTCTAGATGGAGTCACTGGGGTTGTCGATACTGGTTTCGCTAAAATTGCGGGCCATGCAAGTTGGAGTGGCCTACCAACTCTGGACACTCTCCCCATCAGTCAATCGTCGTGTATTCAGCGTGCCGGTCGAGCAGGGCGTACGCAAAGCGGATGTGTAAAAAGACTTTTTACTTTGCTTGATTTTCAAATGCGTCCCGCTTTTCAAAAGGCAGAAATTCAAAGAGTGGATCTGACCCAGTCGCTCCTTGAAATTAAAATATTAGAAAAAAAACTCAGTTTGCATAAATTAAATGAACCATTTTCTTTTCCGTGGTTCGATCCACCTCCACAAAATATCATGCAATCATGCAGTCAACTGTTAAATTTTCTCTCTGCTTTTGATGCTTCCAATAACTTAACAGAAATAGGTTCTGAAATCGCTAAATACCCATTGCACCCAAGGCTTGGTAGAATATTATATGAAGCTGCAAGTAAAAATATTCTACCTCAAGCAATTGTGATAGTTTCAATTATCAATGAAGGTTCTATCATAAAAAATGGTATTTCCTCTACTGATATTGGAGTATCTGACCTTGAATTTCAATTTAATATCTTAATAAATTATTTTTTAAAAAAAGTTAAAAAATTATCTCCAAACAGTCATTTTGATATTGCTAGGATTAAAAAAATAGAGGTGTCTATTAGACATATCTGTCAAATTGCAAAAGTTAAATTTACAGATTGTTTTAAAGATATAAGTAACAATGATTTAAGTTTGATTTTATTGGCAGGATATCCAGATAGAGTATGCCAGGTCAGGAATAATTTAAATCATTCTGGAAAAAAAGAGTTAAATTTATGTCTAGGCGGTGGAGCTATTTTATCACCTTCAAGCATCGTGCAAGATTCAGAATTTTTAATTGCAATTGAAGCAGAGGAATCTGCCCAAGCTTTGTCACAAGCACAATCAACCCAAGTTAGAATTTGCCATGGGATTGATCCTGATATACTTATTGCTGCACCTGAATATTTTATCAAAGAGAATGAAGAATATACTTGGGATGATAATGCGCAAAGAGTGAGAGCTGCTAAAAAAACTTATTATGGCAAACTCATTTTAGAAGAGCGTCCCATTAGACAACATACAGCTAAGTATGAAGAAATCCTTTTAAAAGAGTTGTCATTGAGTTGGCCCAAGCCTTTTGAAGATGATAAAGATTTACGTTATTTAGCAAAGCGTATAGCACTTGCAAAAACTGCTGGATATTCTCTCGATGCAGCCCATTTTTTAGAAGAAGATTTTGAGCTTTTATTATGTCATATTTGTGAAAATAAAAGAAGTTATAATGAAATACTAGAAAAAGATCTTGATGAGTATTTAGATGATCTTTTACCACATGAAACGAAAAGATTACTAAACGATTTATTTCCTAATCATATTATAATTGGTAAAGGCCGCAAAGTAAAAATTAATTATGAAGAAGACAAACCACCTTGGGTTGCTTCTCGCTTGCAGGATTTTTTTGGTACTTTACAAACACCTAGAATCTGCAATGGAACTGTTCCACTTGTCGTTCATTTACTTGCCCCTAATATGCAGGCTGTCCAAGTAACAACGGATTTAGCAGGATTTTGGGAGCGAGGGTATGTTGAAGTAAAAAAAGAATTATCGCGTAGATATCCCAGGCACGCATGGCCAGACAATCCCAAAACTGCCGAACCACCAGAATACCTAATGAAAAGAAAAAGAAGAGAATAA
- a CDS encoding MFS transporter, whose product MKKSDRMVITASSLGTVFEWYDFYLYGSLAVFFSGLFFPKGNDTAAFLASLATFGAGFAVRPFGALFFGRVGDLVGRKYTFLITIIVMGLSTAFVGLLPTYEDIGILAPILLTTLRLAQGLALGGEYGGAATYVAEHSEKNNRGYYTSWIQTTATLGFLLSLSVILTCRLSLGESEFKSWGWRIPFLISVILLIISVYIRLKLNESPLFLKMKSIGKLSKSPLRDSFTKIPNLKLVLLALFGATAGQGVIWYTGQFYALFFLQNTLKIDFQYAYIIIGISLIIATPFFIFFGRLSDRIGRKKVMLSACIIAALTYIPIFKGITMFGNPALDLAIQNAPIVIQTKNCQKECKDLKEYLAKKGYNYDTQTISDDVLKTKIGMTEIRNFAPQTFDNALKQAGYPEKANPADINYPMIILLLTILVLFVAMIYGPIAAFLVELFPTQIRYTSMSLPYHIGNGWFGGFLPLIAASVVVQTGNIYAGLYYPIAVALMSFVVGTLFLKETKDNILDRH is encoded by the coding sequence ATGAAAAAATCAGACCGAATGGTTATTACAGCATCTTCACTCGGAACAGTCTTTGAATGGTATGATTTTTATTTATATGGAAGTCTTGCCGTTTTTTTTAGTGGATTATTCTTTCCCAAAGGTAATGACACAGCCGCATTTCTTGCAAGCCTTGCGACTTTCGGTGCAGGCTTTGCCGTGAGACCCTTTGGAGCTCTTTTCTTTGGCAGAGTCGGTGATCTTGTCGGTAGAAAATATACATTTTTAATCACCATTATTGTTATGGGGCTTTCAACTGCATTCGTCGGCTTATTACCCACTTACGAAGACATCGGTATTTTAGCTCCCATTTTGTTAACAACATTGCGCCTTGCTCAAGGCCTTGCCCTTGGAGGGGAATATGGCGGAGCCGCCACCTATGTTGCCGAACATTCTGAAAAAAACAACAGAGGTTATTATACCAGCTGGATTCAAACGACGGCGACTTTAGGATTTTTATTATCCTTAAGTGTTATTTTAACCTGTCGTCTGTCATTAGGAGAGTCCGAGTTTAAAAGTTGGGGTTGGAGAATTCCATTTTTAATCTCAGTAATTCTTCTCATTATTTCTGTTTATATCAGATTAAAATTAAATGAATCACCCTTATTTTTAAAAATGAAAAGCATTGGCAAACTTTCAAAATCACCTCTAAGAGACAGTTTTACTAAAATTCCAAATTTAAAATTAGTTTTATTGGCCTTATTTGGAGCGACCGCAGGTCAAGGAGTCATTTGGTATACAGGACAATTTTATGCTCTCTTCTTCTTACAAAATACCTTAAAGATTGATTTCCAATATGCATATATCATAATTGGAATTTCACTCATCATAGCAACTCCTTTTTTTATTTTCTTCGGAAGATTATCCGATAGAATTGGAAGAAAAAAAGTCATGTTGAGTGCCTGCATAATTGCTGCTCTCACTTATATTCCAATTTTCAAAGGTATCACAATGTTTGGTAACCCTGCATTAGATTTAGCAATTCAAAATGCACCCATTGTTATCCAAACAAAAAATTGCCAAAAAGAATGCAAAGATCTGAAAGAGTATCTTGCAAAAAAAGGATATAATTACGATACACAAACAATAAGTGATGACGTGTTAAAAACAAAGATTGGTATGACAGAAATCAGAAATTTTGCGCCACAAACGTTTGACAATGCACTTAAACAAGCTGGTTATCCAGAGAAAGCAAATCCGGCAGATATAAATTATCCAATGATAATTTTATTGCTTACGATATTAGTTTTATTCGTAGCTATGATTTATGGACCAATAGCAGCTTTCTTGGTGGAATTATTTCCAACCCAAATTCGCTACACATCAATGTCTTTACCCTACCATATTGGCAATGGTTGGTTTGGTGGATTTCTACCTTTAATTGCTGCGAGTGTCGTTGTCCAAACGGGAAATATTTACGCTGGACTCTATTATCCAATTGCTGTTGCTCTGATGAGCTTTGTCGTTGGCACACTCTTTCTTAAAGAAACAAAAGATAATATTCTCGATAGGCATTAA